The stretch of DNA CCTTCTAATTTCAAGTGCTTTTCGCCCCAATCGTAGCAAAAAAGCCTCACATTCCGTTAAACGGGCGCCGGCCGAACATCGCGCCGGGATTGCCGCGTCACGGCCCCTTTGCGCCCCGTCAAATCCGCCTGCGGCCTTCCTGTGCGACATTCCGGCACTACATAGGCGGCGAGCCCTTCAGCGGAGATATCAATGACATCCAAGGCCATCGTTAAGTGTGACAAGAAGTGGAGAAGTCTGGCCTTGGTGGTGTTGGCGCTGACGTTCTGGCAGGCAGGCCCGGCGTCGGCCGCGGATGAACCCGACCTGATTTTTCGCCGTTCGACCGTGTTCAAGTGGCTGAGCCCCAACGATAAGCTCGCGACCTATGCCGTCGACGACCCCGAAGTCGACGGGGTGGCCTGTCACTTCACGGTGCCGGAGAAGGGCGGCTTCAAGGGCTGGCTTGGCCTTGCCGAGGAGGTCTCGGATATTTCGCTGGCGTGCCGTCAGATCGGCCCCATCAAGTTCCAGCATAAGCTCGAGCAGGGCGACGACATGTTCCGGCGGCGCCGGTCGCTGTTCTTCAAGAAGATGCAGATCGTTCGCGGCTGCGATGCCAAACGCAACGTGCTGGTTTACATGGTCTATTCGGACAGGCTGATCGAGGGTTCCCCCAAAAACTCGACGTCCTCGGTGCCGATTATGCCCTGGGGGGCCGCCGACGCCGCGATTCAGAAATGCGGTGAATTCTTTCAGTAGTCCGATGCCACCCGGGGATCCGGGATCCGAGGTCGGATTCGGGATGAGGGCTTCGGGCTTACCGTTTGAGCGGTTTGGAATATTGGCGGGCCTCCGGGCCGAACCCGGCCTTGCGGTCACGGCAGCCGACCAGATGCACTAGTTGTTGCGGCGCCGATACATTGCCGCGAAATTCGCTGTTTTGCTGGGACATCGCGCCACAAAGGCCCGCAGCTGAGGCTTTTCCTTGAGCCTTTTCTTGGCGCTCTGGCTTCAGGGAAGGATCGATCCGCGGTCCGGAGCCATTTTCAACCGCCGGCTGGCCGGGTTTGCGGGTCGGGGTGTCATTGCCAACATTGATGTTGCCACTGCCCACGACGGCTATCCTTTGTTGAGGAAGAGGTCACCAACGCATCAGCACACGGAAAGTTGCACGGTGTTCGTTGAGTCGGCCGGATCGCGGCTTCGGTTCATCCGGTCAGCCAGTGAACGAGGCGTCCTCCTCCACGCGAGGAGGGCCAAAGCGACCCCAATGACCGGCTTCCGATGTTCAGCCTGATCATCTCAAGTCAGGGCGTCGCGGCTGAATTCATTGAATTTTTCCGGCCATTGTTTCGTCCGCTCGAACCGACGAAACAATTCTCCTGGGCGACGAAACCATTTTGCGTTTTTGGCGCAGATGTCCGGAAACAGCCGACGGTTATCAGGTGGCCAACGAGACGGCGGGCACTGCCGGCCACGGACTACCGGAGACAGTCAGATGCGGACCACCAGCTTCATCCTCGCCTTCGCCTTCATCCTGGCTGGTCCCTCGATGGCTGGTTCGTCGGACCAGAACCTGCCAGGCGTCGGCACCTTCGCCTATCATGGCTCGCCGGTTGCGACCCCCGCGTCCCAGCCGATGGTCGTGGCCGCCAAGTGAGCGCGACGGAACCTTTGCAAAAAGGTCGCGTTTGCAAAAAGGTCGCCGATAGCAAAAAAGATCGCCGGTAAAGGCCCTGTATGTTCGTACGCATCTGCTCAGCCGTAATCCTGTCGTTCTTCGTTCTCGTCGGCGCGCCGCAGGCCCAGGCTCAAGTCCAGGTCCAGTTTCAGCCGCCGCAGACCTCGTTCCGTTCCCTCTTCAAGGTGCCCGATCCGCGTGGCGAGTTCGTGCGGCTCTGCGCGCCCCATATGGTCGGCCGCTGGGCGCATCCCGAAGCCGTTTGCGGCTGCCTGCACGATTATGCCGCCGCGACCGTGGAAGATGCCGATTTGCGCGAAGCGCTGCTGCGCGGCATCAGCGAGACCGGGGTGCCGACGATCGAGACCGCGTGGGTGCCGGCGTCGAAGCAGTCCGAGATCGGCCCGACCTTCACCAAGATCGCCAAGCCGACATTGCAATGCATGTTCGAGCCGGCGACGAACCAGTAAATTCAACGCGGCTTAGCTCCGACCTACTTTCCTTGCAGGCTCGATACGCCGGATCACGGCCATTGTAGGCAATGGACCGGTTGACGATCTGCGCGACGCGCCCTGGCGCGGAGTCGTCGGTCGATACGGAAGCTGGTACGTAGGTTCGTCCTCGGGACAGGCTGTATGAAGGAGCTGCCATGCGATCTCTTGTTATCGGCCTGATCGGCCTGTTGTCGTTGGTCACATCTTCGGCGTTCGCTGCCGACGCGGCAACACAGGAAGCCAACAAGAAGGCCGTACTCGAATTCTACGATGCGGCGCTCAACCGGAAGGACTTTGACGCCGCCGCGAAGTTTTTCGGGCCGCACTACATCCAGCACAATCCGACGGCGCCGGACGGTATCGAAGGCTTCAAGGCCTTCCTCGGCTTCCTGCGTGAAAAGTTTCCAGACTCCCGCAGCGAGATCAAGCGCGCCTTCGCTGACGGCGACTACGTGATCCTGCACGTTCACAGCGTGCGCGAGAAGGGCGCGCGTGGCCGCGCCATCGTTGACATTTTCAGGCTCGCGAACGGCAAGATTGTCGAACACTGGGATGTCGTGCAGGACATTCCCGAGAAGGCCGCCAACGGCAACGGCATGTTCTAGGCTGAGGCGATCGCGGCGATCGCCGCTATCGCTTCTTCGTTCCCAGCCGTGGGATGCACTTGCGGGTGCGTAGCACGCCTGAAGTCGTCATCTGCGAGCCCTGGACTTCCTTGATTTGTCCGGCCGGGCACGATCCATCGTCGACCAGGACCCGCTGGCCGAGCCGCAGGTCGGCAATGTCTTGCTCGCGTGAGAACGCTTGCGCGAAGGCCGCCGTTGCGATCAGGCACAAGGCAAGGCCGGCGGGCAGGGCAAGGCATCGGGCAGCCTTTGTCGTCATCATTCCGGCCTCGCTCACTTGGTCTTGATCTTCAGCCCATCGGGGCCGACATTGATCTGCAGGCC from Bradyrhizobium sp. AZCC 1693 encodes:
- a CDS encoding CreA family protein, producing the protein MTSKAIVKCDKKWRSLALVVLALTFWQAGPASAADEPDLIFRRSTVFKWLSPNDKLATYAVDDPEVDGVACHFTVPEKGGFKGWLGLAEEVSDISLACRQIGPIKFQHKLEQGDDMFRRRRSLFFKKMQIVRGCDAKRNVLVYMVYSDRLIEGSPKNSTSSVPIMPWGAADAAIQKCGEFFQ
- a CDS encoding DUF6719 family protein, translated to MTTKAARCLALPAGLALCLIATAAFAQAFSREQDIADLRLGQRVLVDDGSCPAGQIKEVQGSQMTTSGVLRTRKCIPRLGTKKR
- a CDS encoding nuclear transport factor 2 family protein, whose translation is MRSLVIGLIGLLSLVTSSAFAADAATQEANKKAVLEFYDAALNRKDFDAAAKFFGPHYIQHNPTAPDGIEGFKAFLGFLREKFPDSRSEIKRAFADGDYVILHVHSVREKGARGRAIVDIFRLANGKIVEHWDVVQDIPEKAANGNGMF